Genomic window (Dyadobacter fanqingshengii):
CGAAAATACAAGAATCCCCCGAACCGACCGCTGGTTCGAATACGACACCCCCGGAACAAGCGAAGTCGTCCCCAGCCTGGCCATGGGTTTTCATTTTGGGATTATATTGGGGAAGTTTGATGATTAAATCTTAACCTGCAAAGTCAGATAATAACCTCTTCCGTCCGAAGGTAAAATGCCGGGGCCGGGGTAGCCGGTGGCCCGGCGGGTAAAGTACATTTGGTTGGCGAGATTGTTGATGCTGGCTTCGGCTTTCAGGCGCTTCCATTCGTAGGAAAAGCTGAGATCCATGATTTTGTAAGCAGGAATAAGCCCGACAACGGAAGAAACGCCGCCGTCGATCGCATTGGTGGCCTCCGAAAATTGATCTGTTAAATGGGTGAGCTGGAATGATCCTTTCAACTTTTTATAGCCGACTCTCAGACCTGTTTTCAAATTAACCTTCGGCACAAACTCGACCTCGTTGCCCTGAACACCAGGAATTTCACTCCTTCTGTATTCAGATTTAATGAATGCAATGTTTCCAAAAAGGACAGCGCTCCAATGCTTCTCTTCCGGATTTACGAGTTTGAAAAAATCGGCTTCCGCATAAGATTCAACACCTGTAATAATTGCCTGACCAACATTACTCCTCAGACGCAAAACGCGGTTGCTCTCATCATAAAACTGCACTTCGCCGATACGGTTATTATAATTCAGGTAAAAAAGGCTGATGTCATAATTGAAAAATGCGGTTTGCTGGCTTCGGAAGCCCAAATCAATGCTGTATCCCTTTTCATCTTTCAAATTGGGATCGATCACGGACGAAGGATTGGCAATGCGCATGTCACTGAATGTGATGGAGCGGTAATTTTGAGAAATGTTACCATAAATTTCCACATTCGTATGGGGCTTGTAACTCACGCCAACGCCGGCCAGAACGAACTGCCGGCCGTTTTTCCGATACTCGTCTGTTCGCGTAATGTTGATAATGTTCCCTGCCAGATCTCGTGAAATGCTGCCATAGAAACCGTCTGCTGTCGTTTTGATATACTCAAACCTTAAACCAGGCGTCACTGAAAGGCGGTCTGTCAGATAAAAAATGTTTTCGGCAAAGAACGAGAAATTCCTGTTGGGGAAACGGTAATCATAAGTGATGAAGCGCTCCGGCTCGACGAAATTGAAATCTGCATCTTTCCCATTGCTTCCTATGCCCTGCAAACTGTGGTTAAAGCCATGATAATAGCGGCCGCCGACGAGCAACACCGATAGTTTTTTTACAATCGCATATCTTTTCAAATAACGGGCTTCGGCTCCCCAGTTTGTAAACTTGCCTTTGATCAGATCGCGCTCGCTGTTGTCATCAATTGTTGCAACGCGGTTGGGCCTGAAACCCAGTGAATAGCGATGTGCGGCAAGGCCGAAAACCCGTACATTGAAGTCGCTGGAAGCACTTATTTTCTGGTCAAAGTGCAGGGCAAGCATATTCCAGCCTACCTGAAACCAGTTCCTTTCCCTGTTTGTCTGGCGCGGATCCTGTGCAAACATGGCGTCTGAAAGGCCACCCGGCTGCTTGGACAGGTAATCCATGTGGGTAACGTCGATGCCGATGCTGGTATTTTCCGAAATCCTGTAATCGATGTCAGCGTAAGCCGTTTTGTTGTCCAGGTGTGAATTTGCGCGCCATCCGTCTGCTTTTTTGTATTGGAAAAAAGTGTAATAACTCAGCTTTCCCACGGTCCCGCTTGCGCTGGTGAATGCATTATAAAACCCGAACGAGCCCATGCTCTGTCGCGCTGTCAATTCCAGTTTTTTATTCTCAACGGGCTTTCTCATCACAAAATTGATCAACCCGCCAAACTGCGTTCCATATTGCAGGGAAGCGGCGCCCCGCACAATCTGAATGCGTCCCACGGCCTCAATAGGAGGGGTGTAATAGCTTTCCGGGTAACCCAGTGCGTCCGCGCTGATGTCGTGCCCGTTCTGG
Coding sequences:
- a CDS encoding TonB-dependent receptor family protein, whose amino-acid sequence is MMKLRGYNIILFLLALSSVAYPQSPVPAKTAPKSDSTAVPGSISKDQDLKELTITEKATDFGFSRLRGVENMGIYEGKKSEVITPDQLVANLSTNNARQVYSRVAGLNIWENDGSGLQLSIGGRGLDPNRTSNFNVRQNGHDISADALGYPESYYTPPIEAVGRIQIVRGAASLQYGTQFGGLINFVMRKPVENKKLELTARQSMGSFGFYNAFTSASGTVGKLSYYTFFQYKKADGWRANSHLDNKTAYADIDYRISENTSIGIDVTHMDYLSKQPGGLSDAMFAQDPRQTNRERNWFQVGWNMLALHFDQKISASSDFNVRVFGLAAHRYSLGFRPNRVATIDDNSERDLIKGKFTNWGAEARYLKRYAIVKKLSVLLVGGRYYHGFNHSLQGIGSNGKDADFNFVEPERFITYDYRFPNRNFSFFAENIFYLTDRLSVTPGLRFEYIKTTADGFYGSISRDLAGNIINITRTDEYRKNGRQFVLAGVGVSYKPHTNVEIYGNISQNYRSITFSDMRIANPSSVIDPNLKDEKGYSIDLGFRSQQTAFFNYDISLFYLNYNNRIGEVQFYDESNRVLRLRSNVGQAIITGVESYAEADFFKLVNPEEKHWSAVLFGNIAFIKSEYRRSEIPGVQGNEVEFVPKVNLKTGLRVGYKKLKGSFQLTHLTDQFSEATNAIDGGVSSVVGLIPAYKIMDLSFSYEWKRLKAEASINNLANQMYFTRRATGYPGPGILPSDGRGYYLTLQVKI